A window of Pseudobacteriovorax antillogorgiicola contains these coding sequences:
- a CDS encoding response regulator — protein MKKVLLVYDQQISAQSHCRSLYYKGIYPLVSNDVQEAYELACYNRFDLIIVDFLDDLDKIQETLTKLANVKRSAKIIVTTSAHSLDLSEHLRALGADQVLLQSSHPREFLDSLSSDLEVCPHTTWVSGEFCWN, from the coding sequence ATGAAAAAGGTGTTATTGGTCTATGACCAGCAAATTTCAGCCCAAAGCCATTGTCGAAGCCTTTACTACAAAGGAATCTACCCATTGGTCAGCAACGACGTCCAGGAAGCTTACGAGCTTGCTTGTTACAATCGTTTCGACCTTATCATTGTAGACTTTTTAGATGACCTTGACAAAATCCAAGAGACTCTAACAAAGCTTGCAAATGTGAAACGATCTGCGAAGATCATCGTCACAACATCTGCTCATTCATTGGATCTGAGTGAACACTTAAGAGCCTTAGGTGCCGACCAAGTTCTGCTTCAGTCGAGCCACCCCAGGGAGTTCTTAGATAGCCTCAGTTCAGATCTAGAGGTGTGCCCCCACACTACGTGGGTATCTGGCGAGTTCTGTTGGAATTAG
- a CDS encoding glycosyltransferase family 4 protein → MDSSNTQRSSSKIQLMVIWQSLVVKTYRSFFYQLAQKPSLELGLVAPETFTELGFQNIPCEPFDNKPRVKSFSLRSKVYHTQAVLFRRLHRAFQDFFNRDHTKVIFCLAEPYSITAFVVWLKARLLYGKKFHLILFSLQNIKKDFPKPLQWIQMIMFKRSSAVAILGPEQEDVIRAQGYKGKTFDFPLWFDSDKFQPLSKGEACRQLSSTIPARIRQDTIKIAYVGALVEQKGVLDILACLRDLQGELQGQVDFLFIGKGELEAEVQSAIKKFNQDHEWVHYLGFLAHGDMGALLNFADVLLVPSRTKSHWKEQFGRVIVEAQACGCLVIGSDSGHIPHLIDDAYCFPEGDSKAMGVCIQRALSSIRSNASLIRQAQVERGSAYSDRALADRFYKELETIIQPR, encoded by the coding sequence TTGGATTCCTCTAATACGCAAAGGTCTAGTTCTAAGATTCAATTAATGGTGATTTGGCAGAGCCTAGTTGTGAAAACCTATCGCAGTTTTTTCTACCAACTTGCCCAGAAGCCTAGTTTGGAACTCGGCCTAGTCGCGCCTGAGACATTTACCGAACTGGGCTTTCAAAACATTCCTTGTGAGCCGTTTGATAACAAGCCTCGGGTGAAATCCTTTTCCCTTAGGTCGAAGGTCTATCACACGCAAGCAGTACTGTTTCGTCGCCTGCATCGAGCTTTCCAAGACTTCTTTAACAGGGATCACACGAAGGTGATTTTTTGCCTAGCAGAACCTTACTCGATTACAGCCTTTGTCGTCTGGCTTAAGGCTAGATTGTTATATGGGAAGAAGTTTCACCTAATTTTATTTAGCCTGCAGAACATCAAGAAGGATTTCCCCAAGCCACTGCAATGGATTCAAATGATCATGTTCAAACGCTCTTCCGCAGTTGCGATATTAGGCCCTGAGCAGGAAGACGTGATTCGTGCGCAAGGCTATAAAGGTAAGACATTCGATTTTCCACTTTGGTTTGATAGCGATAAATTTCAGCCGTTAAGCAAAGGGGAGGCTTGTCGACAGTTATCTAGCACCATTCCTGCAAGGATTCGCCAAGATACAATCAAAATCGCCTACGTGGGGGCCTTAGTAGAGCAAAAGGGGGTCCTTGATATCTTAGCCTGTCTGCGGGATTTACAGGGCGAGCTTCAGGGGCAGGTTGACTTCTTGTTCATCGGAAAAGGCGAGCTAGAAGCTGAAGTGCAGAGCGCTATTAAAAAGTTTAACCAGGACCACGAGTGGGTCCACTATCTAGGATTCTTGGCGCATGGCGATATGGGGGCTCTTTTAAACTTTGCTGATGTCCTCCTGGTTCCAAGCCGTACGAAATCTCATTGGAAGGAACAGTTTGGGCGAGTCATTGTCGAGGCTCAAGCCTGTGGCTGTCTTGTGATTGGGTCTGATTCGGGTCACATCCCTCACCTAATCGATGATGCCTACTGCTTTCCAGAAGGAGATAGCAAAGCCATGGGTGTTTGCATACAGAGAGCGCTTTCTAGCATTCGAAGTAACGCTTCTTTGATTCGCCAGGCGCAAGTCGAACGGGGTTCTGCCTACTCTGACCGAGCGCTTGCTGACCGATTCTACAAGGAATTAGAAACGATTATACAACCGCGATAG
- a CDS encoding SAM-dependent methyltransferase, translating into MRPFKPYIPDNTPPFPDISADNAIDIEIGCGVGLHPILYCQGNPNRQLIAIEHTREKFDKFARRAAQHKLPNLYPIHANAISFIGKYGRKESVDRFLLMYPNPNPKPSQLNKRWHGMPFMGFLWNCLKPGGSITIVTNESWYKEEALEHFERVWNFPVPNVKAISLDSHPDWRSRTHFEAKYLKRGETCYDICLHKPLA; encoded by the coding sequence ATGAGACCATTTAAACCCTATATACCTGATAATACTCCACCTTTTCCAGATATTTCGGCAGATAACGCGATCGACATTGAAATCGGCTGTGGGGTAGGACTGCACCCCATCCTCTACTGCCAAGGGAACCCTAATCGCCAACTCATTGCGATCGAACACACTCGTGAGAAATTTGATAAGTTCGCCAGGCGGGCGGCACAGCACAAGCTCCCCAACCTGTATCCGATTCACGCCAACGCAATTTCTTTTATTGGCAAATATGGGCGCAAAGAAAGTGTTGATCGCTTTCTGCTCATGTATCCCAATCCAAACCCAAAGCCGTCGCAATTAAACAAGCGCTGGCATGGAATGCCCTTCATGGGCTTCCTTTGGAACTGTCTCAAACCGGGCGGTAGCATCACCATTGTCACCAATGAATCCTGGTATAAGGAAGAGGCTTTGGAGCACTTCGAGCGAGTTTGGAACTTTCCAGTGCCAAACGTGAAGGCAATCAGCCTTGACTCACACCCGGACTGGCGAAGCCGCACTCACTTTGAAGCCAAGTATCTCAAACGAGGGGAAACCTGTTACGACATCTGTCTTCACAAGCCTCTTGCCTAG
- a CDS encoding NAD-dependent deacylase yields MYHNIVVLTGAGISAESGIKTFRDADGLWENHPIEEVASPEGFAANPSLVYDFYNQRRRQLLDPAIEPNAAHVALADLEADTQVTIITQNVDNLHERAGSSRVWHMHGELMKAKCRSSGRSLEISTDFDEKTVCTCCQKTGTLRPDIVWFGEIPYYLDQIQDILARCDLFVSIGTSGQVYPAAGFVRALEPKVPKIEINTDATAISHSFNRHFVGPASTAVQEFIQVLKSDQL; encoded by the coding sequence ATGTATCATAATATAGTAGTTTTAACGGGGGCGGGAATCTCGGCGGAGTCTGGTATCAAGACATTCCGCGATGCCGACGGCCTTTGGGAAAATCATCCCATTGAGGAAGTTGCTAGCCCTGAAGGCTTTGCTGCCAACCCAAGCCTTGTCTATGATTTTTACAATCAACGACGCAGACAACTGCTAGATCCAGCGATCGAGCCCAACGCAGCTCACGTGGCACTTGCCGACTTGGAAGCTGATACACAAGTAACCATTATTACCCAAAATGTTGATAACCTCCATGAGCGAGCTGGATCGAGCCGAGTTTGGCATATGCATGGTGAGCTCATGAAGGCTAAGTGCCGGAGTTCAGGGAGGAGTCTGGAAATAAGTACAGATTTTGATGAGAAGACAGTGTGCACTTGTTGCCAAAAAACGGGAACATTGCGGCCTGATATTGTCTGGTTTGGAGAGATTCCTTACTATCTCGATCAAATTCAAGATATTTTAGCTCGGTGTGACCTATTTGTTTCTATTGGTACCTCCGGGCAGGTTTATCCTGCCGCTGGTTTTGTGAGGGCACTGGAACCAAAAGTCCCGAAAATAGAGATCAATACAGATGCGACTGCCATTAGCCATAGCTTCAATCGACATTTTGTGGGGCCGGCTTCGACAGCAGTCCAGGAGTTTATCCAAGTCCTAAAATCCGATCAGCTATAG